In the Nitratiruptor sp. YY09-18 genome, TGCCAAGCTTCCCACAGAGGCTTTTGTAGAAGAGTCAGATGTATTGGGTGAGCTGCCCTTTGATCAGATTGACTGGGAGCTTATCGATATTCTCGAATCATTTGCACCCTATGGCGAGAGCAATCCTATGCCAAAGTTTGTGACAAAAGATGTGGAGGTTTTAGAGCACAGAAGTGTGGGAGAGGATGGCAAGCATCTCTTGATGACTCTACGCAGTGAAAATCGCACCTTCAAAGCTATTAAATTCAAGAATGAGTATGAGATCCAAAGCTCATATATCGATATCGTTTTCTACCCAGCTCGCAACATATTTAATAATAATCAATATATCCAACTCTTTGTCTCCACAATAGTTTAGATAAATAATTATTAACAATATTATAATTACTTCTTAAGCTAAAAAGTTCTATTATTAACATTAAATTATGTGAGGAGTGCTTATGGATAAAAAAGATATCAAAAATTTCAAAAACGTCCAAGAGGTCATCGAAGAGACTCTCAAAAGTGAAGGTCTCAGTCGTCGTGATGCCCTCAAAATCATGGGGCTCTCAACTGCTGGTGTAATGGTAGGAAGCGGCAGTGCGAGAGCCGAAGAGCCAAAGAACACTTCTAAAGCAAAAGCGCACATTGTTATCGTAGGTGGTGGTGCTGGTGGTATCATGGCAGCAGCAAGACTTCGCCGCGCTGCAAGCAATGCAAAGATAACTCTCATTGCACCAAACGAGATTCATCTCTATCAGCCAGGGCAAGTGTTCATGGCTGCTGGTCTCTATACAGCTGATGAGATCAAAAGACCAAATAAAGATTTTGTTCCTGATGGTGTTAATTGGGTCAAAGATAAAGTAGTAGAGTTTGATCCAGATAACAACCAGGTAGTTACTGCTAAAAATGGCAAAATCAAATATGATTTTTTGGTGGTAGGTGTAGGTATCTCGTATCAGTATGAGCAGATTGAAGGGCTCACTACAGATATGCTCGGTAAAAACGGTATAGCAAGTGTTTACTACAATAATCCTGAAACTGGAAGTGTCAAGGGTGGTGAGATTACATGGGAGTGGTTTAAGCAGATGCGTGCTGCTGCTGAGAAAGCTTCGCCCAACAATCCTCTCAATGTAATCTGTACACAGCCTGCAACTCCTATCAAGTGTGGTGGTGCTCCACAAAAAATTCTCTACCTCAGTGATGACTTCTTGCGCGGCAATGGCCCAATGGGTGGTGCGGATGTGCACAAAAATGCGAAGTTCTACTTCACAAAAGGAAAAGGGAGCAAACTTTTTGGTATCAAATCATACAATGATACCCTTGAAAAGCACGTGCAGCCAATGTATGGCAATATTGAAAACAAATGGAATCACAATCTCATCAAGATTGATCCAGTAAAAAAGGTAGCAACTTTTCATCATACATACCAAGTAAAAGGTGAGTGGGATCCAGATCTTGAGGATTATGACTATATAACAAAAGAAGAAAATGTAGAGATGCCATATGATTTTATTCATATTGTGCCTCCAATGACTGCAGCAAATGAGTTTAAAAACTCTCCTCTTGCATGGCAAAAAGGGAGCGGTAAAGGATGGTTGGCAGCTGATCGTTATACACTCCAGCACATTAAATATAAAAACGTCTTTGGTATCGGTGATGTTCTGGGTATTCCTCTTGGAAAGACAGGTGGGAGTGCAAGGCACCATGGTCCAATCATACAAGAAAACCTTGTAGCAGTTATGGAAGGCAAAGAGCCAAAGGCAAAATTTGATGGTTACACTGTATGTCCGCTCAAAACACAGTATGGCAAAATAATGCTTGCAGAATTCAACTATGATGGCCCAGCTCCTACATTTAGCTTCCTTGATCCTGCTGAGCCGCGATGGATCTGGTGGGCATTTGACCTCTATATGCTTAAGCCGATGTATTGGAATTTGATGCTTCGCGGTTTGATGTAGGAAGTATATGAAGCAAAGAGTTGTAAGAGAAGTAGGGATTTACCTTTTCTTGCTTCTCTTTTTGTGTTTTTGGATGCACTCCAAAGAGCTATTCTCACACCCTATAGAGCATTTTAAAGCTCTGCCTCACAGCCCTTTTGGGGTGCTGCATCCGCTACTCTTTACTTTTGTTGTCTACATTTTGATTGCAGTTGTGCGGGTTTTGATCGCATTTGCTAGAAAAATACAGCGTCGATAGATCGATCTCTTGCCGCTGCGGCTCTTCTTCAAGAGGCGGAAAACCCTCTAATATCTGATAGGGCTTGAAGTTTGTTTTGTATGCAAAAGATTTGCATCCATCTACCCAGTATCCAAGATATATCCACTCTAATCCTAAGTTTTTGGCAAGTTGAATCTGTACCAGCAGAGAATA is a window encoding:
- a CDS encoding NAD(P)/FAD-dependent oxidoreductase produces the protein MDKKDIKNFKNVQEVIEETLKSEGLSRRDALKIMGLSTAGVMVGSGSARAEEPKNTSKAKAHIVIVGGGAGGIMAAARLRRAASNAKITLIAPNEIHLYQPGQVFMAAGLYTADEIKRPNKDFVPDGVNWVKDKVVEFDPDNNQVVTAKNGKIKYDFLVVGVGISYQYEQIEGLTTDMLGKNGIASVYYNNPETGSVKGGEITWEWFKQMRAAAEKASPNNPLNVICTQPATPIKCGGAPQKILYLSDDFLRGNGPMGGADVHKNAKFYFTKGKGSKLFGIKSYNDTLEKHVQPMYGNIENKWNHNLIKIDPVKKVATFHHTYQVKGEWDPDLEDYDYITKEENVEMPYDFIHIVPPMTAANEFKNSPLAWQKGSGKGWLAADRYTLQHIKYKNVFGIGDVLGIPLGKTGGSARHHGPIIQENLVAVMEGKEPKAKFDGYTVCPLKTQYGKIMLAEFNYDGPAPTFSFLDPAEPRWIWWAFDLYMLKPMYWNLMLRGLM